The sequence below is a genomic window from Flavobacteriales bacterium.
CCACAGATGCTTCTTGCGCGGGCGATGACGGTACAGCTACCGTCACTCCGAGCGGAGGCGTAACGCCCTACACCTATTCTTGGAGTACCAATCCTCCACAGAGTACGCAAACAGCTACAGGCTTGGCCGCTGGCAATTATGATGTAACCGTAACGGACGCCACGGGCTGCACCCACACAGAAACGGTTACCGTGAATCTGACCCTTGGTTCGCTTTCTCCTCCTGACGTTACAGCAACAGATGCCATTTGCACCAGCGATAACGGAACCGCAACGGCTACTCCAATAGACGGAACTGCTCCATTCGCATATCAATGGGATGATGCTGCCGCACAGACCACACAAACGGCTGTTGGACTGGCGGCTGGCACATACAATGTCACTATTACGGATGCAGGAGGATGCCAATCATCCAATTCGGTTGTTGTCGGTATCGATCCCGGAGACCTCGCAGTAAGTATTTCAAACTCAACCGATGTATTGTGCAATGGATCGTGTGATGGAACTGCTACCGCCACAACACAGGGAGGAACAGCGCCTTACCTTTTTGTTTGGGACGATCCCGCCAATCAGCAAACAGCACAGGCAACCAACCTTTGTGCAGGAACTTACAATGTGGGTGTTGCTGACGCGAACGGCTGCCTGGCCACCGATCAGGTTATAATTGGGGAGCCAACGGCCATAATACCAAGTGCGGTCATGGACGCACAATCCAATTGTGGCAACCCAGATGGGCAGGCAACAGCATCTGCAACAGGAGGAACTGTCGCTGTAGATTATAGCTATTCATGGAACTCAACTCCAGTTCAAACCTCTGCAACAGCCACGGGGCTGACGCCTGCAACATACACGGTCACGGTTACTGATGACAACGGCTGTACAGCATCTACAGACGTGGATGTAACCTCCACACCGGGATTCACGGCCAGTATCTCATCATTTACAGACGCAATTTGCTTTTCGAACTGCGATGGCGAAGCTACCGTACAGGCCAATGCAGGCAATACACCACCGCTCACTTATGCTTGGAACACAGTTCCTGTACAAGCCTCTGCAACCGCTACTTCGCTTTGTGCAGGAAATTACGATGTGACCATAACTGATGCACTCGGTTGCATGGCCACAACCTCGGTCACCATCGGCCAACCTGTAAAGTTGACCGCCACGGTCAATGCAAGCGCCAGCCCAATTTGCATCGGTGAGTCAAGCGATCTTACATCTGTGCTGATCGGTGGTACGGCTCCTTATGGGCAATTCTCTTGGACAGCTTCGCCAACCGACCCAACACTGGTCGGGTCGCAGCAGAACCCAACAGTCTCTCCGATCATTTCCACCACATATACATTTAGCGGAGCCGATGCCAACGGCTGTACTTCTACACCTGTGGACGTTACAGTGGAAGTCCTCGATCCGCTTACCCTAACTATTGAACGGCCTTTGTTCAGCCCAGATACGGGAATCTGTCCGTACGATTTTGCTGTGATCGACCTTTCTGCAACAGGCGGTGACGAGAATTACAGCTACTATCTGCAACCCGACCTGACAACACCTTTGAGTTTGCCAATGCAGGTTGAACCGGGAACCACCACCACATACGATTTTGTTGTGAATGACGGATGCACCACACCGCCTGCTTCAGCTTCAAGTACCATCACGGTTTTTCAATTGCCTCAAGTGGATTTCACCGCTGAACCGCCCAACGGCTGTGATGAACTGACGACCAATTTCACCGATCAGACAACGCCTACCCCGGTAGCATGGAATTGGAATTTTGGAGACCCGAACTCAAACTCCAACACAAGTGCAGTTCAAGACCCCATCCATAAGTTCTCAGGCCCGGGGCTTTACAGCATTTCGCTCTCTGTTGAATCTACAGATGGCTGCGTGAACGATTCAACGAAGACCGATTACGTGGAGGTGTACCCGTTGCCACAGGCAGACTTTGACCTCAACCCGGAGACAACGGATGTGATGAACGCAGAGGTCACTTTTACGGATCAATCAAACGGAAATATCGCCACATGGAACTGGAGTTTCGGTACGGGCGATACTTCCATGGCTCAAAATCCTGTTTACACGTACGAAGACACAGGAACCTACACGGTCACACTTCTGGTTGTCACCGATCATGGCTGTGAAGACAATACTTCCCGAAGAGTTATCATTGAACCGTACTACACATTTTATGTTCCCAATGCTTTTTCGCCAAATAGCGATGGCAAGAACGAC
It includes:
- a CDS encoding T9SS type B sorting domain-containing protein, producing the protein MYDLKFYRISFFSLLIFLTAWSDAFAQPGCPNIVCGPNQSVDCNVNCVDLTATVLETGTTETYTVSSVPYAPPAPFTGGTAQFINTDDIWGDVINLPFNFCFYGNQYNQVVIGANGLITFDVSLATQFCAWSYTASCPTPGPPPGGLYNNSIMGAYHDIDPSMGGDISYFIQGSAPCRMFVVSFHDVPHYDCDCSFFSSCKKTTQQIVIYETTNVIEVYIQQKELCSSWNNGNATIGIQDATGSTGVTPPGRNTGAWTASNEGWRFTPSGTPNYVVTWYDGNTVVGNGLTVNVCPSATTTYDAEVVYTNCDGATVTVTDQVTVTQNSTVSVSVSPANTDVCSATPTTLTASSPNSGMSYTWSPATGLSATTGTTVDATPTTTTTYTVTGSDGTCSASANAIINVVQVSATTSSTDASCAGDDGTATVTPSGGVTPYTYSWSTNPPQSTQTATGLAAGNYDVTVTDATGCTHTETVTVNLTLGSLSPPDVTATDAICTSDNGTATATPIDGTAPFAYQWDDAAAQTTQTAVGLAAGTYNVTITDAGGCQSSNSVVVGIDPGDLAVSISNSTDVLCNGSCDGTATATTQGGTAPYLFVWDDPANQQTAQATNLCAGTYNVGVADANGCLATDQVIIGEPTAIIPSAVMDAQSNCGNPDGQATASATGGTVAVDYSYSWNSTPVQTSATATGLTPATYTVTVTDDNGCTASTDVDVTSTPGFTASISSFTDAICFSNCDGEATVQANAGNTPPLTYAWNTVPVQASATATSLCAGNYDVTITDALGCMATTSVTIGQPVKLTATVNASASPICIGESSDLTSVLIGGTAPYGQFSWTASPTDPTLVGSQQNPTVSPIISTTYTFSGADANGCTSTPVDVTVEVLDPLTLTIERPLFSPDTGICPYDFAVIDLSATGGDENYSYYLQPDLTTPLSLPMQVEPGTTTTYDFVVNDGCTTPPASASSTITVFQLPQVDFTAEPPNGCDELTTNFTDQTTPTPVAWNWNFGDPNSNSNTSAVQDPIHKFSGPGLYSISLSVESTDGCVNDSTKTDYVEVYPLPQADFDLNPETTDVMNAEVTFTDQSNGNIATWNWSFGTGDTSMAQNPVYTYEDTGTYTVTLLVVTDHGCEDNTSRRVIIEPYYTFYVPNAFSPNSDGKNDYFRGYGEGVDWNTYQMSIFDRWGEEIFYTNDIDNPWNGWFKNKQVPNDVYVWSITIYDLKGEMHTFRGRVTVMR